TTCGCTAGGATTCGGCCAAGCTCAATTCGGGAGACTTGGCCGTTTCCGCGTTTCCCTGGCTCTCCTCGTACTCCGTGGCCTTCTGTGCAGCAGGATTCATCACCCACGAGCAGAAGTCGAGTAGGCCCTGGATCGAGGCGTTCTCTAGCAGCCATTCCGCCGTGATCGCTGGGTCACTCCGCGTCGTCACACGGGCGACAAGCTCGACCATTGCGGTGATCTGCTCGGTGGTCGAGAACTTCCCGCTGTCCATATCGTCCTTGAATCGGGCAATGTCGAACAGCACGCGGGCGGGGATGAACCCGATGTCCACTACCCGCCCGCCGATGCGTGCTTGCCGTTTCTCGGGGGCTACCGCGTCGAAGTCCACGAGCTTCGGCTGTGTCATTCGTGTACCTCCTCATCTCGCCATTGCGAGTTCTGAACAGAGCTTGTCTGACTTCACAAGATTGCACCGCTTGCATGCAATCGCTAGATTCGCGGCCTCGTGTTTACCGCCACGCGCCAAAGGAACGATGTGATCTACATGCCTATTCCCGATCCCCGGATGCGCTCCGCAGAGGTAGCACGTAACCGTCTCCGCCATTCTAGCCTCACGGTAGATCATGGCGACGGCTTCCCGATCAGTCGGAACTTCGGCCCCACGGACACGAGCGCGACGGGCGGCAGACCAGTGGAGGACTTTGCCAGGATGCGCAGCGCGATATTGCTTGTTCTGCTCAAGGATCTCGTCGCGCTTGGCTTCATAGCGAGCATGAGAACGAGCGATGATCGTCTCCTGATTCCTTTCATAATGAGAGCGCTGAGCGGCTTTGTATTCCTCTGGGTGCTCTCTCTTCCACCGCTCGTTGTTCGCTCTTGTCCTCTCGTAGTTCTGCGCGTAGTGGGCTCGCGATCTGGACTTGGCCGACTGTTCGTGATCCGCGTACCACGATGCTTTGTACTCCGCAA
Above is a window of Dehalococcoidia bacterium DNA encoding:
- a CDS encoding HNH endonuclease signature motif containing protein, producing MNAAWVERAEKMRADGMSYRKIGIAVGRHDSTVHRALNPSSKERMQDYRAQWTATKREHLAEYKASWYADHEQSAKSRSRAHYAQNYERTRANNERWKREHPEEYKAAQRSHYERNQETIIARSHARYEAKRDEILEQNKQYRAAHPGKVLHWSAARRARVRGAEVPTDREAVAMIYREARMAETVTCYLCGAHPGIGNRHVDHIVPLARGGKHEAANLAIACKRCNLVKSDKLCSELAMAR